The Desulfohalovibrio reitneri genome contains a region encoding:
- a CDS encoding HD-GYP domain-containing protein, translating into MQPDHSRSVARLALKLGRWWGLSDPELNRLVQGAALHDLGKEDLPPGLLAKPGPLNEQEVALMRTHPARGAARLLRRGADPEVARVVLCHHESVDGRGYPAGRDRSDIPMLARMTSLADAFDALVAERAYKPSLSVREALGVIRAERGRRFDRRLADLLLSRAPLLFTNS; encoded by the coding sequence ATGCAGCCCGACCATTCCCGTAGCGTGGCCCGGCTGGCCCTGAAACTGGGCCGGTGGTGGGGCCTGAGCGACCCGGAGCTGAATCGCCTTGTCCAGGGCGCGGCCCTGCACGACCTGGGCAAGGAGGACCTGCCGCCCGGGCTGCTGGCCAAGCCCGGTCCGCTCAACGAGCAGGAGGTCGCCCTCATGCGCACCCATCCGGCCCGTGGAGCGGCGCGTCTGTTGCGGCGGGGGGCGGACCCGGAGGTGGCGCGGGTGGTGCTCTGCCACCACGAGAGCGTGGATGGCCGGGGCTATCCCGCCGGGCGCGACCGTTCCGACATCCCCATGCTGGCCCGCATGACCAGCCTGGCCGACGCCTTCGACGCGCTGGTTGCCGAGCGCGCCTACAAGCCGTCCCTGAGCGTTCGGGAGGCCCTGGGCGTCATCCGTGCCGAGCGAGGCCGCCGCTTCGACCGCCGCCTGGCGGACCTGCTGCTTTCCCGCGCTCCGCTGCTGTTTACGAATTCCTGA